A part of Saliniradius amylolyticus genomic DNA contains:
- a CDS encoding hydroxymethylglutaryl-CoA lyase, with protein MIPAQVKLVEVGPRDGLQNEPGTIDTADKVALVQALADAGLPVVESGAFVSPKWVPQMADSGEVLKTIERHKDTVYSALTPNIKGFELALDAGADEVAIFGAASEAFSQKNINCSIAESLERFQPVLDAAKQANIPVRGYVSCVLGCPYEGEVSPQKVTDVTRQLLDMGCYEVSLGDTIGVGTPKSTQAMLKSVLSQVPVEQIGVHFHDTYGQALANILTALQLGVRTVDSAVAGLGGCPYAKGASGNVATEDVLYMLNGMGISTGVDLDRVVAAGERITQILGKTNQSKVARAMLAQKA; from the coding sequence ATGATCCCGGCGCAGGTTAAACTGGTTGAGGTAGGCCCCAGAGACGGGCTGCAAAATGAGCCTGGCACCATTGATACAGCCGATAAGGTGGCATTGGTACAGGCACTTGCCGATGCAGGCTTGCCCGTGGTGGAAAGCGGTGCCTTTGTATCGCCTAAATGGGTGCCGCAAATGGCCGATAGCGGTGAGGTACTCAAGACAATTGAGCGCCATAAAGACACCGTCTATAGTGCGCTTACTCCTAACATCAAGGGATTTGAACTGGCTTTGGATGCCGGGGCCGACGAAGTGGCTATCTTCGGTGCGGCCTCGGAGGCCTTCTCCCAGAAAAACATCAATTGTTCGATTGCGGAGAGCCTTGAGCGCTTTCAGCCCGTATTGGATGCGGCCAAGCAGGCAAACATTCCCGTGCGCGGCTATGTTTCCTGTGTACTGGGCTGCCCCTATGAAGGAGAAGTTTCACCGCAAAAAGTCACCGACGTGACGCGTCAGCTTCTGGACATGGGCTGTTACGAGGTGTCATTGGGTGACACCATCGGTGTGGGCACTCCGAAAAGCACCCAAGCCATGCTGAAATCGGTGTTATCCCAGGTGCCAGTAGAACAGATCGGAGTGCATTTTCATGATACGTACGGTCAGGCTCTGGCCAACATACTGACGGCGCTGCAGCTTGGCGTGCGCACGGTGGATAGTGCAGTGGCCGGTTTAGGAGGATGCCCCTACGCCAAAGGAGCTTCAGGCAATGTGGCCACCGAAGATGTTCTTTATATGCTTAACGGCATGGGTATCAGCACCGGCGTTGATTTAGATCGAGTGGTAGCGGCTGGCGAACGCATTACCCAGATTCTGGGTAAGACTAACCAGTCCAAAGTAGCCCGGGCTATGCTGGCCCAGAAGGCTTGA
- a CDS encoding PAS-domain containing protein, whose product MFSIWLLTLFALAYLSLLFGVAFWGDRFHRSARQRPIIYSLALGVHCTSWAFFGTVSQTLNYGWAFVPTYAGSIVVFVFGYPLLMRIIRFCQRHNISSLADFIGAQFGQSYSLAALVSIVCLLGVVPYTALQLDALTNSVELLSDGQPQWPGGMSLYVALLLAMFAIIFGTRSLSLTEKRPGLMLAMAFESLVKLAALIAISLFIIYGVFDGFFDMAAKAYDNPTSRRMLQADASYWVYLSHMVLGFCSMLILPRQFHINYVENNGELELNRARWLFPLYLTLMSISVFPIALGGALLQPDTSPDHYVLAIPMLADSPISAIIGFIGGLSAASSMVIVATLALGIMIANNLVTPLWLSLTIKSHHHHRIQPTTLLTVRRLTVLAILGLSYLYSEHVSQRAPLANSGVIAIALMAQLAPAMILNLTTGARSQLAAHLSILTGTLCWLFWVLWPSVQASYYFEETPSDIELADGLFYSLSLNLLVFIIVSLLRGKRQHLQEQPHRALPPSHAVKIGPLLSVTRRVLPAGQQANLEADLDRRNDHYYASQQLIQRAEQLLSAHVGNASARILLSAITEKHQVALDELVGLVEEATQSYQFNHELLRSSVEHIEQGISVVDQHLKLLAWNQRYISLFHYPDGFIRAGLPLGDILRFNAKRGLFGEVDDIEAEVDKRLAYIRQGSSYRYLRRQSDGRYIELQGNPMPGGGFVTTYSDISNYVQTQQALEEAKTHLEARVAERTKALATAKQEADQANQSKTKFLAAAGHDLMQPFNAATLFASMIRQQAPNQAIDELADHLQQSLHNAENLLTSLLDMTKLDSGRLQAHRGAFPLSEVLDPLTREFSLLAEQKSLSLRSIPTSVWVNSDKKLLRRVLQNLLSNALRYTVRGRVILGVRHRNDTVEVQVWDTGPGMTAEQQKVIFNEFQQLNPDNKQGLGLGLTIVERIAELLEHPLTLASIPDSGTRFSLTLPRAYPTKAVQHSRPSEIPDNSRFMNGRRVLIVDNDPQILHAMSQLFKQWGAEAMTASEASQALHLCPQAPDLVMMDYQLDNGVTGLTALEQLQAQWQCSPPCILNSANYDDQVREQAIEAGLAFIHKPIKPGALKRLIKKVLRLE is encoded by the coding sequence ATGTTCAGTATCTGGCTGCTGACGCTCTTCGCTCTAGCCTACCTTAGTTTGCTGTTCGGTGTCGCCTTCTGGGGCGATCGTTTTCATCGTAGCGCCCGTCAACGACCGATTATATACAGCCTGGCGCTGGGCGTGCACTGCACTTCCTGGGCATTTTTCGGCACTGTGTCGCAAACTCTCAATTATGGCTGGGCCTTTGTCCCCACCTATGCGGGCAGCATTGTTGTTTTTGTATTCGGCTACCCACTGTTAATGCGTATTATCCGCTTCTGTCAGCGGCATAATATCAGTTCACTGGCTGACTTTATCGGTGCCCAGTTTGGCCAGTCCTATTCACTGGCGGCTTTAGTCAGCATCGTGTGCTTACTGGGTGTAGTGCCTTATACGGCGCTGCAACTGGATGCGCTTACCAACAGTGTCGAATTGCTCTCAGACGGTCAGCCGCAATGGCCCGGTGGCATGAGCTTGTATGTAGCATTATTGCTGGCTATGTTTGCCATTATCTTCGGCACGCGGAGCCTAAGCCTCACCGAAAAACGCCCTGGTCTGATGCTCGCTATGGCTTTCGAGTCTCTGGTAAAACTCGCCGCTTTAATCGCCATCAGTCTGTTTATTATCTATGGCGTATTTGATGGTTTTTTCGATATGGCAGCCAAGGCCTACGATAATCCGACAAGTCGTCGAATGCTTCAGGCCGATGCCAGTTACTGGGTATACCTCAGCCATATGGTGCTGGGTTTTTGCTCCATGCTGATCCTGCCGCGCCAGTTTCATATTAATTATGTGGAAAATAATGGCGAGCTGGAACTCAACCGGGCGCGCTGGTTGTTTCCCCTGTATCTGACTTTGATGAGTATCAGCGTATTTCCCATTGCGCTTGGGGGGGCCTTGCTGCAGCCTGACACCAGCCCGGATCACTACGTGCTGGCCATTCCTATGCTGGCAGACAGCCCTATCAGCGCCATCATTGGCTTTATCGGCGGCCTGTCCGCCGCCTCCAGTATGGTGATTGTGGCGACCCTGGCTCTGGGCATTATGATCGCCAACAATCTGGTGACCCCGCTGTGGCTGAGCCTGACCATTAAAAGCCATCACCACCACCGTATCCAACCGACCACCCTGTTAACTGTGCGCCGCCTGACCGTGCTGGCGATCCTCGGGTTATCCTACTTGTATTCCGAGCACGTTAGTCAACGAGCGCCGTTGGCCAATAGCGGCGTGATCGCTATTGCACTGATGGCTCAACTGGCACCGGCCATGATATTAAACTTAACCACCGGAGCGCGCAGCCAGCTTGCCGCCCATTTAAGCATATTAACCGGTACGCTATGCTGGCTATTCTGGGTACTTTGGCCCAGTGTTCAGGCCAGCTATTATTTTGAAGAAACCCCCAGCGACATCGAGCTGGCCGATGGACTCTTTTACAGCCTTAGTTTAAACCTTCTGGTGTTTATAATAGTCAGCCTTTTACGCGGTAAAAGACAACACTTGCAGGAACAGCCTCATCGGGCTCTTCCCCCCTCCCATGCTGTCAAGATAGGCCCTCTGTTATCGGTTACACGACGGGTTTTACCGGCTGGACAACAGGCAAATCTTGAGGCGGACCTGGATCGGCGTAACGACCATTACTACGCCAGCCAGCAGCTGATTCAGCGAGCCGAGCAGTTGCTCTCAGCACACGTAGGCAATGCCAGCGCCCGTATTTTACTGTCAGCCATCACCGAAAAGCATCAGGTTGCCCTGGATGAACTGGTGGGACTGGTGGAAGAAGCGACACAAAGCTATCAGTTTAATCATGAACTGCTGCGCTCTTCGGTAGAGCACATCGAGCAAGGCATCAGCGTGGTAGATCAGCACCTTAAGCTGCTGGCCTGGAACCAACGTTACATCAGCCTGTTTCACTACCCGGACGGCTTTATTCGCGCAGGTCTGCCTCTGGGAGACATTTTGCGTTTTAATGCCAAACGGGGCCTGTTTGGCGAAGTCGACGACATTGAGGCTGAAGTCGATAAACGACTGGCCTATATCCGTCAGGGTAGCAGCTATCGTTATCTGCGGCGTCAAAGTGATGGCCGTTATATCGAACTTCAGGGCAATCCTATGCCCGGGGGTGGTTTCGTAACCACCTACAGCGATATTTCTAATTACGTTCAGACCCAGCAAGCCTTAGAGGAAGCTAAAACTCACTTAGAGGCCCGGGTGGCCGAGCGCACTAAGGCCCTTGCGACCGCGAAGCAGGAAGCCGATCAAGCCAACCAGAGCAAAACCAAGTTCCTGGCCGCTGCTGGTCATGACCTGATGCAGCCTTTTAACGCCGCCACACTGTTTGCCAGTATGATCCGCCAGCAAGCACCCAACCAGGCCATTGATGAGTTGGCCGACCACTTACAACAATCCCTGCATAATGCTGAAAACTTGTTAACCTCACTACTGGATATGACCAAGCTCGACTCTGGTCGCCTGCAGGCTCATCGGGGAGCTTTTCCGCTCAGTGAGGTTTTAGATCCGCTGACGCGTGAGTTTTCGCTGCTGGCCGAGCAAAAGTCCCTTAGTCTGCGCTCAATTCCCACATCGGTGTGGGTAAATTCCGACAAAAAGCTCCTCAGGCGCGTACTGCAAAACCTGTTGTCTAACGCTCTGCGTTATACCGTAAGAGGCCGGGTTATTCTGGGTGTACGCCACCGAAACGATACGGTTGAGGTTCAGGTATGGGACACCGGCCCTGGCATGACCGCCGAGCAACAGAAGGTGATATTCAACGAATTTCAGCAGCTCAACCCCGATAACAAACAAGGGTTGGGTCTGGGCTTAACCATTGTCGAACGCATTGCCGAGTTGCTAGAGCACCCCCTCACCCTGGCCTCAATACCTGATAGTGGCACCCGGTTCAGCCTGACATTACCGCGAGCGTATCCAACCAAAGCTGTTCAACACAGTCGTCCGTCTGAAATACCGGACAACAGCCGCTTTATGAATGGTCGACGGGTGCTGATTGTGGATAACGATCCACAGATACTCCATGCCATGAGTCAACTGTTTAAACAGTGGGGTGCTGAGGCCATGACCGCTTCTGAGGCCAGCCAGGCTCTGCACCTGTGTCCACAAGCCCCCGATCTAGTGATGATGGATTATCAACTGGATAATGGCGTTACCGGCTTAACAGCACTGGAGCAGTTACAAGCGCAGTGGCAATGCTCTCCACCCTGTATTCTCAATTCGGCTAATTATGACGATCAGGTCCGAGAGCAAGCCATCGAAGCCGGACTGGCGTTTATCCATAAGCCCATTAAACCCGGTGCCCTGAAGCGCTTAATAAAGAAAGTACTGAGGCTCGAGTGA
- a CDS encoding META domain-containing protein, with the protein MKNLLVPFVLILGLTGCSTFVSESDKASSSQSAESPVVDDRAHNSQNSVDWAGTYHGVLPCADCMGTDTLLTLNPDLTYTMETRYIGTGDGWQRQGGHFAWSDNGSVVTLKDLENAPGLYQVTENQLYHLTEEGHRVSGALAEHYRLAKQHGQLPKIKGIKWVLMELNGQSVDVEGKQPFFRIHPETLQLAGIAGCNRFFGQFSEDAPGKVSFGQLGSTMMACPNMQVEQAFLEALKKADNLTRKGNQLSLNKGRMAPLARFEAAIRFN; encoded by the coding sequence ATGAAAAACCTCTTAGTTCCATTTGTTCTGATACTTGGCCTGACAGGCTGTAGCACTTTTGTTTCAGAGTCGGATAAAGCGTCGTCCAGTCAGTCAGCGGAATCGCCGGTAGTCGATGACCGGGCTCATAACAGCCAGAACTCTGTGGATTGGGCAGGTACCTACCATGGTGTCTTACCCTGTGCCGATTGTATGGGCACAGACACCTTGCTGACGCTGAATCCTGATCTGACTTATACCATGGAGACGCGCTATATCGGTACCGGTGACGGCTGGCAACGCCAGGGCGGTCATTTTGCCTGGAGTGATAACGGTTCTGTGGTGACGTTAAAAGACCTGGAAAATGCCCCCGGACTCTACCAGGTGACTGAGAACCAGCTGTATCATTTAACGGAGGAAGGGCATCGTGTGAGTGGCGCTTTAGCCGAGCATTATCGCTTAGCCAAGCAACACGGCCAACTTCCCAAAATAAAAGGCATCAAATGGGTCTTGATGGAGTTAAACGGACAGTCGGTAGACGTGGAAGGTAAGCAACCTTTTTTTCGGATTCACCCAGAAACCCTGCAGCTTGCCGGGATCGCGGGCTGCAACCGTTTTTTTGGTCAGTTCAGTGAAGACGCACCGGGTAAAGTGAGCTTCGGACAGTTGGGCTCTACTATGATGGCGTGCCCTAACATGCAAGTTGAGCAGGCCTTTCTCGAGGCGTTGAAAAAGGCCGACAACCTGACTCGTAAAGGCAATCAATTGTCACTCAATAAGGGGCGTATGGCTCCATTAGCACGGTTTGAAGCGGCGATTCGTTTTAATTAA
- a CDS encoding acetyl-CoA carboxylase biotin carboxylase subunit — protein sequence MVVKVLIANRGEIACRIIKTARRMGFQTVAVYSDADANALHVQMADEAVNIGPAPSKDSYLQAEKILEVAERTGAVMVHPGYGFLSENAEFARLCEDKQLLFVGPPVAAIDAMGSKSAAKNIMESAGVPLVPGYHGDDQSETNLKQHADNMGYPVLLKAAAGGGGKGMRAVWSDSEFTEALAAAKRESQASFGDDTMLIEKYLTQPRHVEIQVFCDMHGNGVYLFERDCSIQRRHQKVIEEAPAPGISDAVRQQMGEAALKAANAIGYVGAGTVEFLLDTDGSFYFMEMNTRLQVEHPVTEMITGQDLVEWQLRVASGEELPLSQSELVCQGHAFEARIYAEDPNNDFLPCTGKLQFVQPPEESDYVRVDTGVRQGDEVSVYYDPMIAKLVVWDENRDKALRRLLRALSEYRIQGLTTNVEFLYNLANCKAFKQVELDTGFIEKHREAIFAESEADLKHLLTLASLYLVLSQGNRQKPSVINNYDRFSPWQQQSNWRANLTAEHQLDIEIRGDLYPVKVTPLGSDQQGYRISSDFGVSQCSGDLDRETLTAVVDGHRVTALVAGDTMQATLYTQDNALHFSRRQPDMGLADQQHHSGFTAPMNGTVVKLMVEPGQSVKKGQPLMLMEAMKMEHSLNAFADGKVTEFFYQPGDLVDGGAELLTFEEDA from the coding sequence ATGGTAGTAAAAGTACTGATTGCCAATCGCGGCGAGATCGCCTGCCGAATTATTAAGACCGCCCGGCGTATGGGCTTTCAAACGGTGGCCGTGTATTCCGATGCTGACGCCAATGCCCTGCATGTGCAGATGGCCGACGAAGCGGTGAATATCGGCCCGGCTCCTTCAAAGGACAGTTACCTGCAGGCGGAGAAAATCCTTGAGGTTGCTGAGCGTACCGGCGCCGTAATGGTCCATCCCGGCTACGGATTCTTGTCAGAAAATGCCGAGTTTGCCCGCCTGTGTGAAGACAAACAGCTGTTGTTTGTCGGCCCGCCGGTGGCGGCTATCGACGCCATGGGCTCAAAATCAGCGGCCAAAAATATCATGGAATCGGCTGGAGTGCCGCTGGTGCCTGGATACCATGGAGATGATCAATCCGAGACCAATCTAAAGCAACACGCCGACAATATGGGCTACCCTGTACTGCTGAAAGCTGCCGCGGGCGGCGGCGGTAAAGGCATGCGTGCAGTCTGGTCCGACTCTGAGTTCACCGAAGCCCTGGCAGCCGCCAAACGAGAGTCTCAGGCCAGTTTCGGTGACGATACCATGCTGATAGAAAAATACCTGACTCAGCCACGACACGTGGAAATACAGGTGTTTTGCGACATGCATGGTAATGGTGTTTACCTGTTCGAGCGGGACTGCTCCATCCAGCGCCGTCACCAGAAAGTCATCGAAGAGGCCCCGGCCCCCGGCATCAGCGATGCTGTGCGTCAGCAGATGGGCGAAGCGGCTTTAAAGGCTGCCAACGCCATCGGCTACGTAGGCGCCGGTACGGTGGAGTTTCTGCTGGACACCGACGGCAGTTTCTACTTTATGGAAATGAATACCCGTCTACAGGTGGAGCACCCGGTTACCGAAATGATCACCGGGCAAGACTTGGTGGAGTGGCAACTTCGCGTCGCCAGTGGTGAAGAGCTGCCATTGAGCCAAAGTGAGTTAGTGTGTCAGGGCCACGCCTTTGAGGCGCGCATTTATGCCGAAGATCCCAATAACGACTTTCTGCCCTGTACCGGCAAACTGCAATTTGTACAGCCCCCTGAAGAATCGGATTATGTGCGGGTTGATACAGGTGTGCGTCAGGGCGATGAGGTATCGGTTTACTATGACCCTATGATCGCCAAGCTGGTTGTCTGGGACGAAAACCGGGATAAGGCTCTGAGGCGCCTGTTGCGTGCTCTCTCTGAGTATCGTATTCAGGGACTGACCACCAACGTGGAATTCCTCTACAACCTGGCTAATTGCAAGGCCTTTAAGCAGGTGGAACTGGATACCGGCTTTATCGAGAAACACCGTGAAGCCATCTTTGCCGAGAGTGAAGCCGATCTGAAGCACTTGTTAACCCTGGCATCGCTGTATCTGGTCCTGTCGCAAGGCAATCGACAGAAGCCCAGTGTCATTAATAATTACGACCGTTTTTCGCCCTGGCAGCAGCAAAGTAACTGGCGCGCCAACCTGACCGCCGAACATCAGTTGGATATTGAGATCCGCGGCGATCTTTACCCGGTTAAGGTCACACCATTAGGCAGTGATCAACAAGGCTATCGCATTAGCAGTGACTTTGGCGTCAGCCAGTGTAGCGGCGATCTGGACCGTGAAACCCTGACCGCCGTCGTAGATGGTCACAGGGTCACAGCTCTGGTGGCCGGAGACACCATGCAGGCAACCCTCTATACTCAAGATAACGCCCTGCACTTTAGCCGTCGCCAGCCTGATATGGGATTGGCTGACCAACAGCATCACAGTGGCTTTACGGCACCGATGAATGGCACAGTCGTGAAGCTAATGGTTGAGCCGGGCCAATCGGTCAAAAAAGGCCAGCCATTGATGCTGATGGAGGCCATGAAGATGGAGCACAGCCTCAACGCCTTTGCCGATGGCAAGGTTACCGAGTTTTTCTATCAACCCGGTGACTTAGTGGACGGGGGCGCCGAGCTATTAACCTTTGAGGAAGACGCATGA